A stretch of the Rhinoderma darwinii isolate aRhiDar2 chromosome 3, aRhiDar2.hap1, whole genome shotgun sequence genome encodes the following:
- the LOC142748777 gene encoding shaker-related potassium channel tsha2-like → MTVVSGENVDETLVSLSAVGQEGYDPERATQDCCERVVINISGLRFETQLRTLAQFPQTLLGDPRKRMRFFDPLRNEYFFDRNRPCFDAILYYYQSGGRLRRPVNVPVDIFLEEIKFYELGEEVIEMFRDDEGFIKEEERPLPDNDFQRQVWLLFEYPESSGPARGIAIVSVLIILISIVIFCLETLPEFREDVRLAGEHLLVNGTRAMKDSPFTDPFFLIETLCIIWFSFELLVRFFACPSKPAFFKNMMNVIDIVAIIPYFITLGTELAEQQGSNGQQAMSLAILRVIRLVRVFRIFKLSRHSKGLQILGKTLQASMRELGLLIFFLFIGVILFSSAVYFAETDDPESLFTSIPDAFWWAVVSMTTVGYGDMYPLTIGGKIVGSLCAIAGVLTIALPVPVIVSNFNYFYHRDTDHEEQSQYTHVTCGQQPSSYGDLKKSESKQSFNKSDYMESEDLDDAKYPHFTTNQHYGEPKKLTEV, encoded by the coding sequence ATGACTGTGGTGTCCGGGGAGAATGTGGATGAGACCCTGGTGTCCCTCAGTGCTGTGGGGCAAGAGGGCTATGATCCAGAAAGGGCCACCCAGGACTGTTGTGAGAGGGTGGTCATTAATATCTCAGGGCTCCGCTTTGAGACCCAGCTGAGAACTCTTGCCCAGTTCCCCCAAACCTTACTAGGGGACCCTAGGAAGAGGATGCGCTTCTTTGACCCTCTGAGGAATGAGTACTTCTTTGATCGCAACCGACCATGCTTTGATGCAATTTTGTATTACTATCAATCTGGTGGAAGGCTCCGTAGACCGGTCAATGTCCCAGTTGACATCTTCTTGGAGGAGATTAAGTTTTATGAGCTGGgggaggaggtaatagagatgtttcGGGATGATGAAGGATTTATAAAGGAAGAAGAGCGACCATTGCCTGATAATGACTTCCAAAGACAGGTTTGGCTACTTTTTGAGTATCCTGAGAGTTCAGGACCTGCTAGGGGCATCGCAATCGTTTCAGTCCTCATAATTCTTATCTCCATAGTAATATTCTGCTTGGAGACACTTCCAGAGTTCAGGGAAGATGTTAGGTTGGCAGGAGAACATCTGTTGGTCAATGGAACCCGTGCCATGAAGGACAGTCCCTTCACTGACCCCTTCTTCCTCATTGAGACTCTATGCATTATATGGTTCTCCTTTGAACTCTTGGTTAGGTTCTTTGCCTGCCCTAGCAAGCCAGCTTTCTTCAAGAACATGATGAATGTCATTGACATTGTGGCCATCATCCCTTATTTCATCACCTTAGGGACCGAGTTGGCTGAGCAGCAAGGTAGCAATGGGCAGCAGGCCATGTCCTTGGCTATTTTGAGGGTCATTCGCTTGGTGAGAGTCTTCAGGATATTCAAGCTCTCCAGACATTCTAAAGGTCTTCAGATCTTAGGGAAGACATTGCAAGCCAGTATGAGGGAATTAGGTCTTCTCATCTTCTTCCTCTTCATTGGTGTCATCCTGTTTTCTAGTGCAGTGTATTTTGCAGAGACTGATGACCCTGAGTCTTTATTTACCAGCATTCCTGATGCTTTCTGGTGGGCAGTGGTGTCAATGACAACTGTtgggtatggtgatatgtacccaCTGACCATTGGTGGAAAAATAGTGGGTTCTCTCTGCGCCATAGCCGGTGTATTAACCATTGCTCTCCCAGTCCCTGTTATTGTCTCTAATTTTAACTACTTCTACCACAGAGACACTGACCATGAAGAGCAGTCCCAATACACCCATGTTACCTGTGGACAGCAGCCCTCTTCTTATGGAGACCTGAAAAAGAGTGAGAGCAAACAGTCATTTAACAAATCGGATTATATGGAATCAGAAGACTTGGATGATGCCAAATACCCCCACTTCACCACCAACCAACATTATGGAGAACCCAAAAAGTTAACAGAGGTATGA